CATGTCGTTTTTCATTCACTAATCGCTGAAGACAATGAACACTTTACCCTTTCAGAAGTTATTGAAAATATTACTGATAAATTAATTCGACGTCACCCGCATGTATTCGAAGGAAAGAAGGTTGAAGATCATCATGAAGTAAAGAAGAATTGGGAATTAATGAAATTAGCGGAAGGACGTGATTCGGTTGTTGATGGTGTCCCAAAAGAGCTACCCGCCTTATTGCGTGCCTTTAGATTGCAGGAAAAGGCAGCGAAGTTCGGATTTGAGTGGGAAAATAAGGATGATGCCTTTAAAAAGATTGAAGAGGAAATTAGAGAGATTAAATATCTGCCGGAAAATAAAAACTCCGAAGAGCTTGAGGGTGAATTCGGCGATCTGCTCTTCGCTTTAGTTAATTTTGGTAGGATGAATAATATCAATGCAGAAGACGCACTTAGAAAATGCAATGAAAAATTCATCAAAAGATTTCAATACGTTGAGAAAAAAATGAATCAGAATTCTGAAACTGATCAACCAAACAAATTAGAAATAATGTTAAAATATTGGGATGAGTCCAAAGAGAGGTCTTAATCGTAAATAATCAGGAGATAAAAATAGAAATTAGACACTCACTCTGCGAAATTTTTTATCGGATGAACTATTGTATCTTGCCCATAGTATATTTTTTCATTTTGTCTCTTTTTTATGCAAAAAATAATTGAAACTCAATTCATCTAATAGTAAATTGAACAAAAATTAGGAGTGCGGAAATGAAAAAAATTCTGAGTTTATTCACTATTCTGATTTGTATTGGTAGCTTTACAAATCTTTTTGCATCTGAAAATCCATCATCAGCTGTTCGATATAAAATCGTCATCGACTTTGGAACTGATTCAGGAGATCCTCTCTTCAGCGATTACACTCTTAGAGAATACATTAAAGAAAAAATGAATCAGCGGCTGCCTGAATATTACTATACTGAAACTGAGGAAGCCAATGTGATCATCTCGGTTGGATTACTAACCAATACTGGTGATCAATTTAATTACAAGTACATTAGTGCTTTGAATATGCTGGTCACGAGTTATTTACACAATCCGTTAAACAAGTTAGTATTACTCACCGAAGATAGAGAAGAATCGGCTAAGGAAAAAATACGAGATTACATTGACAGATGGATCCTTGAATACTCGGCATTCGTTTACAAATCGTATTCAAGATGACGTCAATAATTTGAAAAAAGGATTAAAAATCCTTTGTAAAACTTAAAAAAATCTTTATTTTCGCAACAGTTTATTTATAACAAATAAAGGAAAAATCATGGCGAAAGCTTTAACGAAGTCTCAAGTCATTGCCTCAATGTCTGAGAAAACTGAACTATCCAAAAAAACTGTAAAACTTTTTTTTGATGAACTAAATACCCTTGCATACAAGGAAGCAAAGAACACATTTACGTTACCAGGATTCGGAAAATTAGCACTTGTTGAAAGAAAAGAAAGAATGGGTCGTAATCCTGCAACTGGTGAAACTATTCAAATTCCAGCAAAAACTGTTGTAAAATTTAAAATAGCAAAAGCCTGTAAAGACGCTGTTTTAGCGAATAAAAAATAAAGTTATGTACGGAGTCAGATTTTAATTATCTGACTCCTTCGATGATCTGTTACTGAATAATTTTTGAAATAAAATTCACTTATGAAAAAATTATTCACTTCGAACAATTGCTCCTGCTACAATATTTGCAATCGCCCTCCTCATTGGTAATACATCCCCTTTTCCATCAGGATGAACTCGATTTGTCAATATTATCAAAAATAATTCTTCTTTAGGAGAAATCAATATTGATGTTCCTGTAAAACCCGTGTGCCCATATGAACCAATTTCAAATATATCTCCGCGTTGCCCCATGTATGATGAATTCACATCCCAACCTAATCCTCTTCCGGCAAATTCCACTTTTGGATAAATATTCGTCATTAGATCAACAGTTTTTTCTCCCAAGATTCTTACTCCGTTAAACTCCCCTTTATTCAGCATCATTTGTGCAAATATAGCAAGCTCCTCTGAATTCGAAAATAAGCCTGCATTACCTGAGATCCCGCCCTGTACTGCAGCAAGTGGATCGTGTACGAATCCGCAAGTCATTGCTCCATCTCGTGTCTCAGTTGGTGCGCATAATGCTTTTAATTTTTCATCAGGATTAAAAGTTGTGTTTTTCATTCCGAGAGGTTTGAAAATCTCTTTTTCAGAAAAGTCTGCTACTGTATGCCCAGAAACTCGCTTAATTATTTCTGCAAGAGTGATAAAACCCAAACAACTGTATCTGAATTTTGTACCTGGAGGATTCAGTTTTGGCAAAGCCATGATTATTTTTATTGCTCCATCAGGTGCGGGAGAACCATATTTATTTTTAATTGAATCTGCATTTGTATAATCCGGCAAACCTGAAGTATGTGTCAGCAGATGATAAATTTTTGAATGCTGGGTTTTATTTTCTTCGTCAATGAAGCCGAAAAACTCAGGAATATATTTTCGGACTTCATCATCAAGACTTAACATTCCTCTTTCGAGTAAGATCATTATGGAAGTCGCCGTTGCAACAGGTTTCGTGATCGACGCAAGATCGAAAATAGTTTCGATTTTCATTGACTTCACTTCAGGAATTACGGATGAATTTCCAAAAGCTTTTTTGTAAAAGATTTTGTCCTTCCCCCCAATCAACACAACTGCCCCTGGAGTTTTTTTATTTGAAATGAATCTATGAACCACTGTGTCAATATATTTTAGCTTGTCCTGAGAAAACTGGATTTCGGTGGGCTTATAAATTATAGGAATTTGGGAAATTGAATATTTTGAGAGAAGTAAAATTAGAAATATTGTGAAAACTTTTTTCATAATTACCTCAACTTACTTTGTTTGATTATTTTTAGATATCAGAATCATTATTGCAATTTCTCTTGAATCGACTTTATGTAATTCTGATCTATGTTCATACCATAATGCATAGCAGCTTGAGCATCTTGCAGTGCCCGAGTGAATTCTTCTTTCCTGAAGTAGCAAATTGATCTTCTGTAGTAAGCATTTGCATTACTAGGAACTAGATTTAGCGCGGAGGAAAAATCCTTAATTGCAGAATTTAATTGAGAGATGTTCATAAAAGCAATTCCGCGATTCACATACGCAGTTGGATTATTGACATCGAGCTCCACGCATCTATTAAAATCACTAAAAGCTTTTTCAAATTCTCCGACTGTTGCAAACGCAATTGCTCTGTTCTGCAATGCTTCAAGGGAATTCGGACTTAATTGTAATGCTGTATTTAAATCGGCAATCGCTAGATCGAATTGCTTTCTCATACCGTAGACAATTGCTCGATTACTGTAAGCTTTAGAATATTCGGGATGATACTTAATTGAAGTATTGTAATCTTCTAAAGCTTTGTCTAATTGCTTTAGTTCTTTGCTGTAAACATTTCCTCGATTATTTAATGCAACCGGCACATGAGGGAATTGGTCTAAAACATCACTCCAAAGCGTCACACTATCTTTCCAAATCTTAGTCCGGTTATAATTTTGTACCGCAAGTGCGCCAA
This genomic interval from Ignavibacteria bacterium contains the following:
- the mazG gene encoding nucleoside triphosphate pyrophosphohydrolase, translating into MAKEEFEKLEQTVRKLRVECPWDRRQTNDSIKASTLEETYEVLEAIDQKDFNELKIELGDLLLHVVFHSLIAEDNEHFTLSEVIENITDKLIRRHPHVFEGKKVEDHHEVKKNWELMKLAEGRDSVVDGVPKELPALLRAFRLQEKAAKFGFEWENKDDAFKKIEEEIREIKYLPENKNSEELEGEFGDLLFALVNFGRMNNINAEDALRKCNEKFIKRFQYVEKKMNQNSETDQPNKLEIMLKYWDESKERS
- a CDS encoding HU family DNA-binding protein — encoded protein: MAKALTKSQVIASMSEKTELSKKTVKLFFDELNTLAYKEAKNTFTLPGFGKLALVERKERMGRNPATGETIQIPAKTVVKFKIAKACKDAVLANKK
- a CDS encoding serine hydrolase, with the protein product MKKVFTIFLILLLSKYSISQIPIIYKPTEIQFSQDKLKYIDTVVHRFISNKKTPGAVVLIGGKDKIFYKKAFGNSSVIPEVKSMKIETIFDLASITKPVATATSIMILLERGMLSLDDEVRKYIPEFFGFIDEENKTQHSKIYHLLTHTSGLPDYTNADSIKNKYGSPAPDGAIKIIMALPKLNPPGTKFRYSCLGFITLAEIIKRVSGHTVADFSEKEIFKPLGMKNTTFNPDEKLKALCAPTETRDGAMTCGFVHDPLAAVQGGISGNAGLFSNSEELAIFAQMMLNKGEFNGVRILGEKTVDLMTNIYPKVEFAGRGLGWDVNSSYMGQRGDIFEIGSYGHTGFTGTSILISPKEELFLIILTNRVHPDGKGDVLPMRRAIANIVAGAIVRSE